A DNA window from Mastomys coucha isolate ucsf_1 unplaced genomic scaffold, UCSF_Mcou_1 pScaffold21, whole genome shotgun sequence contains the following coding sequences:
- the LOC116103754 gene encoding lipase member M — protein MSEILSRAWTISHRVEIWLLILVAYLLQRNVNSGHMPTKAADPEAFMNVSEIIKHKGYPSEEYEVATEDGYILSVNRIPRGQTQLRREGSRPVVLLQHGLLGDASNWISNLPNNSLGFILADAGFDVWMGNSRGNTWSRKHKTLSIDQDEFWAFSYDEMARFDLPAVINFILQKTGQKKIYYVGYSQGTTMGFIAFSTMPELAHKIKTYFALAPIATVKYARSPGTKFLLLPDMMIKVLFGRQEFLYQTRFFRQLFIYLCGQMIFDQICSNIILLLGGFNTNNMNMSRANVYVAHTPAGTSVQNILHWSQAVNSGELRAFDWGSETKNREKCNQPTPIRYKVRDMMVPTAMWTGGQDWLSNPDDVKTLLSEVTNLIYHKNIPEWAHVDFIWGLDAPQRVYNEIIHLMKQEPNLPQGTCRVKL, from the exons ATGTCAGAAATCTTGTCAAGAGCATGGACGATTTCCCACAGAGTGGAGATATGGCTTCTGATTCTGGTAGCATATTTACTCCAGAGAAATGTGAACTCGGGACATATGCCAACAAAAGCTGCGGATCCAGAAGCATTCATGAATGTT AGCGAAATCATCAAACACAAGGGTTATCCCAGTGAGGAGTATGAAGTTGCAACGGAAGATGGGTACATCCTTTCTGTGAACAGAATCCCTCGCGGACAGACACAGTTAAGGAGGGAAG GATCCAGGCCAGTGGTGTTACTGCAGCATGGCCTTCTTGGGGATGCTAGCAACTGGATTTCCAACCTGCCCAACAACAGTTTGGGTTTTATTCTGGCGGACGCTGGCTTTGATGTATGGATGGGAAACAGCAGAGGAAACACCTGGTCTCGCAAGCACAAGACCCTCTCCATAGACCAAGATGAGTTCTGGGCTTTCAG TTATGATGAAATGGCTAGGTTTGACCTTCCAGCTGTGATAAACTTTATCTTACAGAAAACAGGTCAGAAAAAGATCTATTATGTCGGCTACTCACAGGGCACCACCATGG GCTTTATTGCATTTTCCACAATGCCAGAGCTAGCTCATAAAATCAAAACGTATTTTGCCTTAGCCCCTATAGCCACTGTTAAATATGCAAGAAGTCCTGGTACCAAATTTCTGCTGCTGCCAGATATGATGATCAAG GTATTATTTGGCAGACAAGAGTTTTTATACCAGACTAGATTTTTCAGACAGCTTTTTATTTACCTTTGTGGCCAGATGATTTTTGACCAAATCTGCAGCAACATCATCTTACTCCTGGGAGGTTTTAACACTAACAATATGAACATG AGCCGAGCAAATGTGTATGTTGCCCATACACCTGCTGGAACATCTGTGCAGAATATTCTTCACTGGAGCCAG gcAGTGAATTCTGGGGAACTTCGTGCCTTTGACTGGGGAAGTGAGACCAAAAATCGGGAGAAATGCAATCAG CCAACTCCTATAAGGTACAAAGTTCGAGATATGATGGTCCCCACAGCCATGTGGACTGGAGGCCAAGACTGGCTTTCAAATCCAGACGATGTGAAAACATTGCTTTCTGAAGTAACCAACCTCATCTACCACAAGAACATTCCTGAGTGGGCTCATGTGGATTTCATCTGGGGATTGGATGCCCCTCAGCGTGTGTACAACGAAATCATACATCTGATGAAGCAGGAGCCCAACCTTCCCCAAGGAACCTGCAGGGTCAAATTGTGA